In Rhodamnia argentea isolate NSW1041297 chromosome 4, ASM2092103v1, whole genome shotgun sequence, the following proteins share a genomic window:
- the LOC115751287 gene encoding defensin-like protein 182: MAEVFRKCCLLIVLLVSAGLVIEIPKVEAFCSEGLGLCGKGNDCQQRCSARHGPGSQGSCDYTINPPLCTCYYDCPGPPPPPKMCDGGAGLCSKACTDQCCSDRCATKFSHGQGYCDDSAGPWLCQCQYPC, translated from the exons ATGGCCGAAGTCTTCCGAAAGTGTTGCCTTCTCATTGTCCTCCTCGTATCCGCAG GTTTGGTGATAGAGATACCTAAGGTGGAGGCATTTTGTTCTGAAGGACTGGGGCTATGTGGAAAGGGCAACGACTGCCAGCAAAGGTGTTCTGCGCGTCACGGTCCGGGCTCGCAGGGATCATGCGACTACACAATCAACCCTCCGCTTTGCACTTGCTATTACGATTGCCCTgggccgccgccaccaccgaaAATGTGCGATGGAGGTGCGGGTTTGTGCAGCAAGGCGTGTACTGACCAGTGTTGCAGCGATCGATGTGCTACAAAGTTCAGTCACGGCCAAGGATATTGCGATGACAGTGCCGGTCCTTGGCTGTGTCAATGCCAATACCCTTGctaa